TGGTGAGGCttagtatcattatgccgttggatcaattgttaccttggttgcgataatgatcgcatttgttttcgcattgaaatgtttttcatagtttcaatgtatggtttaattaattagatgctctggagagctatatgttgttagataagaactatgtatgcactttgattttaatgtgatgatgaacttctattaatttggacacttaattatatataatgcacgcagatgaaccggcaatggatgtacggtgacagaaacacccgcgagtacattaagggcgtgcatgagtttctcgatgcggctgaggcaaacaagcagaatggttttatgtgttgtccatgcactgaatgtgggaatacgaggtcttactctaaccggaaaatccttcactcccacctgctttacaagggtttcatgccacactataatgtttggacgaggcatggagaaataggggttatgatggaagacggcgaagaagaagagtacgatgacaactatgtgccccctgaatacggtgatgctgcaatggggggagctggtgaagatcaagaggaaccagacgatgtgcccaatgatgctgccacgggtgaagctgctgaagatcaagaggaaccagacgatgtgcccgatgatgatgatctccgccgggtcattgtcgatgcaaggacgcaatgcattagtcaaaaggagaagctgaagttcgatcgcatgttagaggatcacaaaaaagggttataccccaattgtgaagatggcaacacaaagctcggtaccgtactggaattgctgcagtggaaggcagagaatgctgtggctgacaaagaatttgagaagctactgaaaatattgaagaagaagcttccaaaggataacgaattgcccgacggtacatacgcagcaaagaaggtcgtatgccctctaggattggaggtggagaagatacatgcatgccctaatgactacatcctctactgcggtgcatacaaggatctgaatgcatgcccggtatgcggtgcgttgcggtataagatcagacgagatgaccctgatgATGTTGACGGAGAGCCCcttaggaagagggttcctgcgaaggtgatgtggtacgctcctataataccacggttgaaacgtctgttcagaaacgaagagcatgccaagttgatgcgatggcacagtgagaaccgaaagaaagatgggaagttgagagcacccgctgacgggtcgcagtggagaaaaatcgagagaaagtactgggatgaatttgcaaaggacccaaggaatgtatggtttgctttaagcgcggatggcattaatcctttcggggagcaaagcagcaatcacagcacctggcccgtgactctatgtatgtataaccttcctccttggatgtgcatgaagcggaagttcattatgatgccagttctcatccaaggccctaagcaacccggcaacgaaattgatgtgtacctaaggccattagttgaagaacttttacagctgtggaatggaaacggtgtacgtacgtgggatgagcacagacaggaggaatttaaccttaaggcgttgctgttcgtgaccatcaacgattggcccgctctcagtaacctttcaggacagacaaacaaaggataccacgcatgcacgcactgtttagatgacactgaaagtatatacctggacaaatgcaggaagaatgtgtacctgggtcatcgtcgatttcttccgaccaaccatcaatgtcgaaagaaaggcaagcatttcaaaggcgaggcagatcaccggaagaagcccgccatgcgcaccggtgatcacgtgcttgctatggtcaatgatttacactacgtaatctttggaaagggtcccggtggactagctgttccgaatgacgctgagggacacgcacccatgtggaaaaagaaatctatattttgggacctaccctactggaaagacctagaggtccgctcctcaatcgatgtgatgcacgtgacgaagaacctttgcgtgaacctgctaggcttcttgggcgtgtatgggaagacaaaagatacacctgaggcacgagaggacctgcaacgtttgcacgaaaaagacggcatgcctccgaagcagtataaaggtcctgccagctacgctcttacgaaagaagagaaagaaatcttctttgaatgcctgctcagtatgaaggtcacgactggcttctcgtcgaatataaagggaataataaatatgccagagaaaaagtttcagaacctaaagtctcatgattgccacatgattatgacacaactgcttccggttgcattgagggggcttctaccggaaaacgttcgattagccattgtgaagctatgtgcattcctcaatgcaatctctcagaaggtgatcgatcgagaaatcgtaccaaggctaaggagtgatgtggcgcaatgtcttgtcagtttcgagctggtgttcccaccatccttcttcaatatcatgacgcacgtcctagttcatctagtcgacgagattgtcatcccggggcccgtatttctacacaatatgttcccctttgagaggttcatgggagttctaaagaaatatgtccgtaaccgcgctaggccagaaggaagcatctccatgggccatcaaacagaggatgctatcgggttttgtgttgacttcattcctggccttaacaagataggtctccctaaatcgcgatatgaggggagactgactggaaaaggcactctgggaagagactcaataatatgcagggacggatattcttggtctcaagcacactacatagttctacagaactctaccttggtgaccccgtatgtcgatgaacacaagaacagtctgcactccaaacacccggagcagtgcgacgactggattacatgtgaacacatcaggactttcagcagttggttggaaacacgtctcagaggtgacaacactgtttgtgatgagttgtacttgttgtccaggggaccatctttgactgtattgacttacaaaggatacgagataaatgggaatacattctacacgatcacccaagatcaaaagagcaccaaccaaaacagcagtgtccgctttgatgcagcaaccgagagcagaaaggacacatattatggttacatagtggacatatgggaacttgactacggacctgattttaaggtccctttgtttaagtgcaaatgggtcaatctgttcggcggcggggtacaggtagacccacagtacggaatgacaacagtgaatctgaaaaatcttgggtacactgacgaaccgttcgtcctagccaatgatgtggcacaggttatctatgtgaaggacatgtctaccaaaccgagaaaaagaaaagataaggaagcgaatacatcatacgatgagccaaagcgccacatagttctttcaggaaaaagggacatcctgggagtggacggcaagacagacatgtctaaagattatgaaaagtttcatgaaattcctcccttcaatgtcaaggctgacccaagcatcctgataaacaatgaagattatccatggttacggcacaataagcaaatgacacaagcgaagaaaaagtgaagactttctcccgcctcttcctccggcgagtgacgatcagggccctcggccggctccttctccgacgcgtggcggcactccgcctccttctccgcctgcgccgacgcgcccgagcagccagcttcctccttctccgcctcgtcagcaagggcggaagagacctgccgccgctccagctgctccggcgcgtcgtagtccttctcctccgcctcttaagcaagtaaagaagacaaccgctacgtcttctcggtcggcgtctagcagtacaaccagaggcgggaggacatacagattcggtccttcgctgaagactccagagaagttaccatacgagaggacccaggaggagaacgccgagatcgcgcgagaagaagtgaagaaattctttgaaggggtgaaagcagagaaacatccaccttcggaggagaaggtagatcgggtgaaagtgaagcgcactctggctgccttgacaaaaccaccgaagtctgatccgccgaaaggaaactatgaccgcattattggaaaggaatttgccgaagcggagcggtcgggaagtactgtcagtgatcaaaggctgaaagaacgacgagctgggaaacaaattgcccaactcggcgaacaagcgaagcaatcgtgccccccgctcaaggtgcctagccacaacgtcgataatgattcgaggatggtgcccggttatagcaatcttgcagattacctgcccgacgaagtacattatgaacccatggaggtgcagatacaaagatacgagtacgggaagcctctcgtcaaagatgaaagatctctatcaacgatgatgcgaagattgcatgattggtacttgaaaatctgcagagactctgggggaggagtactttgtatgtgaaagttaaaaaggagcatgacctcgttggaattgatctgttgcctgttccatttgaggagttctatcagtttttcaatcaattggccctcgataaaacaacggtcgcctgctactgtctgtaagtagtactacttctgtcattaagtttctctatatagcttagctctttcattgcatgtatttataatcatcctcactatattatgcagattgaagatcgccgaattgaagaaaagacaagtcggtgatattgggttcattaacacatatctcatagatgcaactcatgttaaacttcatgccgcagctaccgaggccaacttgctacgatcgttcgtaataaatcaaaacaaagatataatgctctttccttacaactttaggtgagtgttactgtcttgtgcgtattcggtttcccttatatattagtcaaggttatagtaatgtaattcatgagttatgcatgtgtgtgcagtttccactttattctcctagagattaagcttgagcagggagtagtaaccgtcttggactctaaacgaaaagatcccaaggagtatgcggacatgactgaaatcctcaagaagtaagttaaatcgatcattatccaccatatcagcaactttgttcatttcctgatatcaagtaattgttttctttgtccggcagggtttggagaaaattcaccaaaatagttccgggactgccgaaggagctggaatttagacatccgaaagtaagtactatagtagcatgttccgcgcatctcctagtgattcaagcgctagtttcatcaataccatttagcattcttgcttatcagtttgattgacttcTATtttttgtaaagtggttgtggcaggaacaagggaatgatttctgtggatactacatctgcgagtccatccgccacacgacctgtgagcggggtgggtactctaacgaacaatatgaagtacgtaaataacaacattcacaattttattttattaccatcatttgtgttgagtttcattcattcatatatatatgtattgacccccttcttcaaattagatgtttcggaagcgggatgaactcctagcaccagctcgcatgcgagcaattcaagaggaattggcggcattctttcttgaccacgtgatccctgaagacggagaattctatgtggaccctgagtccgtatgattatatttgtaagagataattattgtatatatgtagccggtagtgtcagatagatatacgagaacttgttgttcgaccaatctctcggagaaggagaggtggtcgatatcacttctctctgtatatatgcatatatgttcatgacgatcttctgtttccttcgtttgcttactagctagctagcgtgtctagtcctctctatatacgtatgtatagtacgtagcgtcgatcaagtacggacataacagaggacacttctctctattaattataactagctaacacaatatatgaaacacctaaattaaccccccaaaaccccccaaaccccccgcctttaaaaaaaataaaaaccccagccacagaagtgctgacgtgtggatgcctattggtcccggttggtgccaccaaccgggaccaaagggtctcctgactgggctctgcgcactgcccacgtggagggcctttagtcccggttctggattgaaccaggactaaagaggggaggtattagtaccgacactttaaaggcccttacgaacgggGACTATAGGCCATTTTTCTACAAGTGCAGATCCGCCAGCACTCGGAGAACGACTTGGCCTCAGACGCCTtcgcgacgaggaggagcaggcccAACACAACGGCGATGCGCTTCGATCCCATGGCTGGAGTATCAACTGGCTACGAACTGATTGAGATACACTAGCACAGGTACGTACCTACGTAGGACGTGTGGTATTTATAGAGGAGAGGTGGCCGGAACTACGGAAGAGTGGATGAGACCGGCCGGAGATAACAGGCATATGCAACATGCATGGCCACGTGCATCATCCATCGAGGCCGGCCGATCCGACATTTGCGCGCGGGCCGCATGCATGTGCTTGGACATGCATGGGAGCCAGCGCGCACGGCGCTGCATCTTCTGTGTCACGACTAGACCTGCCACGTCTCACCGCCGGCCGCTTAGAGCATCTACATCGGCAATGGACAAATCTAACCCTCAATATATATGTCCGCGTGTACGTCCGGACTTGTCCATGGACAAGAGCAGGCTGTCCCTAACTTGTCCTCGTCCGCAGCAGACATTTCGCTGATACTCAAACCCTTAAATTCATACACAAACATGCAACGTGAATCAGCACATGTAATTTCATAGTTCATACGGGACATAGGACGTTGTTCGTGCATGGCGTATGAGACTAGACATAGGAGTGACTAACATAGGGGAGTTCATCATATTTTTTTTGTAGAAAGGAGGCGATTGCCCGGCTTAGAGTTCATCATACATGACACTGAACTACCAAAGTTTTGCATCTTCTACTTCATAGGACTGTAGAGAATGTTCAACCACGGCCACCCTTGCCCTTGACCTAGTCCTCGTGGTCGAGGAAGTGACGGTCGAAGAAGCAATAAGGGTTGAGGCGGAACTACTCGATGCCGTAGCTGGATGTGTCGGACGTGGCACTGGGCATGTTCAGATCCTCCTctttggtggaagtccagtgaaggCACGAACGGCCCGGGATTGCTTGATCGCGAGGGCCCGAGCAGCCCGGGCTTTCCGTTGGACAGTATGCGGGCACGGTAATCCTCGTCGTCGGCCGCCACTACGCGACACACCTTCTCCCTATCATGACCGGCATGCCGAGCCTTGACCACGGACGCGCGTCCGCAACTTTCACCCCTGGAGCATCTATGGCACTGAGCATTGCTCCCACTGGCCTCAGAGTCCAAGCCCAACGTCGCGGGGACAAGTACCTAGAGCCTAGGATACACTGAGCTGGGGTGTCGGAGCCTTCTGCCGGAGACAAGCTCAGCCGCACTCGCCAGCTGCAGAGACGAAGCGTCCGCTGGACGCGCTGTCACCGTTGGATCCCACCTGGAGTGGAGATGGAGGTGACTGGCTAGTGGATCCGTGGTTGGGCGGCTCCCAGGCCAAAGCTCCGTTATCCTCCAGGGAACGGCGGACTCCAACCAGGAGGGCTCTCTCCTCCTCGTCTGAGCACGCCATGGTGGATGGATCCTAGTCAGTGGATCTGTACCAGTCAGACTCAGGTCTGCTATCAGAGCTGGCCATCATGGAGCGGAAGGGGGGACTAGAGAGTGGAGTGGAGTGTTCGAGAGTGAGGACTAGAACTTTGTCCAGGGTGTCGACGGGGTGGGGTATATGTAGCATCGAATTGGTCCAGCATGCGCCGGTTCGGTGTGACGAACGGGCCTAGACATCTCCAACCCGCCCCATATCCACCCTACATATAGGCTGGACATGAGGGTTTCGGACAACCGATACGTTTAGGAGGGAAGGCGGGAGGGTCCGTTAGGGTGGTCTTTTTGAGTCTGGGCGGTGTCAGAGGAGTCCGTCTCGACGTTTAGGAGAGAAGTTGGGGGTTCGATTTAATGCTCTTACTTCACGTACTACTCCCTAGAGGAGAAGTATAGGCTATCAAGTAATTAGCTAGCTAGCGAGCTAGATGCACACAAGGTATTGTGAACTATCCATTTGTAATACATGATAAGTCAATATTCTTGTTAAAACAAATACATAAATAGATGCTACAATCAACTATAACGTGTGCAAAATAAAATGTAAGCATGTTCTTCATTTACATTTTGAAAACAATAAAACATATGAATCATGTGGTAATGTAATGTTTAAAAAAGAGAAAAATTATTAGATTGAAGTCAAGAGAATGCCATTTTTAATAAAAGAAAGTGAAGCATGAATTATATAGATTTGCTCCAAGTGTCCAACACATATACCATTCATGCTCATGCAAAAAGTTTGCGTAGCCCAGAGACTGATAGGTACACATATTGTACTTATAGTTACCAGATTTCTATGCCAATTCATTGAGCTGTGAAAATTCCCACAAGATCATCAAAGCTACATCAATCACTTGTTTAGTAACCATATTCTATCTAATCATGCTAAGAggatgcttggatacgttttagtcccatgactaaaagtagtgggactaaaacttgttagcatcacccatgcttggatccaaatactaaagagactaaaatcaagttattgagcatttattatcctccaaaccctccaatccagaacccgcatgtgttaaaggagaggaattaaatgaggagagagagggctaatacatattttagtaggtttcatatgactaaaaaaatttagcctcaagactagtcctagcctctctttagtcaggggtgcttggaactttagcctctaaaaaagactatttttagtcagactaaaaataataCCTTGGATCCAAGCACTCTCTAAAGGTAACTCTTGACACTTTATTTAACAAAATATAGAGAAGACACACAAACATAGGGAGACTCGACTTTTGTTTGACGAAAAAGAGATATCCCTCTCCGATTTCCATTATTAGAAATCTCGTTTCGGCTAGATCACCAAGGAAACAACAGAAAACTAAACAACCTACTATCTAATAATGAGACAGGGACTGAACTAAATAAAAAAAACACAAGGTTGTGCAACGTGAGCGCTTTATTTATAGCCACATAACTTTGTAAGTCTTTCATTTCATTGCttacctaagagcatctccaacggccgtACAAAAATCTCGCGCCCAATAAAAATTATAGCACGCCACTTTAGCACTTTTTGTGCCGGGACCAACATTGCTTTAACAGACGCCCAAAAACGCGCGTCTAAAAAGCATACAGTGCAAATTGTGAAGCGCGCGTAATCCGGACCCAAAATATGCTGCGCGCGATAGCATTTTTCAGCGCGCGCCCAAAAGTTTTTAGCGCTATAACATCTGCTGGAGCTGTTGGGCACCCAAAAAAAACTAATTTTTAGTCCGCGGAGCTCTTtttgggcgcctgttggagatgctctaagctatGGCTTTAGCTTTAGTACTGTTGGGTAAATCATGTAAAGTTCTTAGGATTTCATATAATGAATGATTATCATATTTATAAAAAGAACTTTCAAAATAGAAGTGTGGTCCACAAAGTAAAGTATTTTAAGATCATCATCCTCTACTTCTCTAATGCATGGTATAAAATTAGGTAGGAGTATTAGCAAGAGTAGTTCATATCTGAACTTTTGAAGGAACACATGCATGAGCATTAAATGAAGAGTAATGAACTGGCTGTGATGGGATCAATTCAAACTTGTGAGGATTAGTTTGTGCGTCATACATATATAGTAGTAGTCAGTGTGCATATGCATAGTACAATAACAGGACTGTCTCTTACGGCACAGAAACCATCGACCGAAGTACAGTATATATAAACACCAGGTGATTACCGATCAACCGATGATATGACACCCTCCAAATTAAGTAGACGCACTGCACGGCGTAGACAGGGTGAGCTCCAGGTTCAGTTCAGCGAGGAACCAGCTGCTGTCGGCGTCCGATGATGCGCAGGCTCTGCGGCTTCCGGCGTCCGACACTGCACTGTCGTCGTAAGGACGACCGGGGCGCTCGTCGCGTACTTGGTTTGGCACCGCCCTCCGCAGATGCTCGCCGGGTTGTGTTGGTTGATCATGTGACGAGGCTAGCAAAGCCTGCAGTAGCACACGATGGCTGTCGGGATCGGCGCCGCCGGCCGCGCGCCTCCTCATCGCCGGCGAACCCCAGTGGGCCTCCACCTCCTCGCCCGTCCTCCCAGGCAGCCTCCCGGCGATGATGGACCAGCTGGATAGATATATTCGTGATTCGTCATCAGCAGAACATATACAGAAGCTAGTACGTAGCTAGGATCGATATATGCATGAGTCTTAGGCACGTAGATATATACCGGTTTCCGAGCAAAGCGTGCAGCTTGATGAGGAGGTCCTCCTCGTCCTCGGAGAAGCTCGTCGTCGTCCCAGCGAGTAGTCCCCTGGTAGCCGTAGTCGGCTTCAGCGACCGCGCATCACTACTAGCAGTAGTCAGGCGCTCTGTGACAAGCTtcggccggcggcggcgccattgccgGCCGCGACTCGCcgtcatcggctgcctgctcggacTGCGTCGTGGCTCCCTCATGGCTAGCTAGTAGCTGGTACGTGCTAGCTTGCGATGGTTAGGTCGACTTAGATATAGGGTTAGATAGCTAGGGTCGAAGGTGGAGAAGATGAGGTGTGTGTGGCAATGTTGGCATATAAAGCGTGCGTGCATGAGCTTATTTTTGGCAGTTGACCGGAAGTAACAGCAAGACCGGCCGGTTGGATCGCTGCAGCTGTactaagctagctagctagctagccacgCCCACGCGCGTGCGCTGCCTCTTTTGTTAGTTGCGGCTTGTGGCATCGTGTGCTGCGTGCATGCGCGCACGTACGTACTGGTACTACTGTAGCATGCATGCCGCCTTACGGTCGGCAGCACCGTACCTACCCGCAAATATCACTCACAGGTCCCCTACCATATGCCTATAATATCTGGTACTGTGCAACCACAATGCCGCTTTATTTTCGGCCACATATGAGATAGCCCAagtgaaaaaggaaaagaaatatatgtTTTTGTCTCTCAATTTATATTTTATTCTCTTTGAACTGAATATCTAGGAGTTGGTTCCTATAATATATTTTTCTAGTTTTTTAAATAAAGTCAGGTACAACACCAAAAGTATTCAGAACTAGCTAAAAAGTAAAGAAAAAGTTTGGTGGTTTCGGAACCTCGATTTAGTTTTGCTCGGCTGACACTCAAACGGATGATTTTGTACTAGATACATCCGTCTAAACGTCAActaaatccggacggagggagtattatgtttGAGATGCTCTGTGTCTTCTGGTGGTGAACGTTGCTAATATATCTGGATACCTTTCACAAGAAAAGTAAGAAAGACAATTGTcaaaaaataagtaaagaaaaataaAGTGCCAAGTACTAAAACACCAAATTCCTTTCTAAAGGCACCCATGCCCATCCAGCCAATTACGCACGGCCACCTCACCCCGTATCCCTGATATACCAGACAATTCGGTTTCCTGTTTGAGAATCTCTGGTATTTCTCTCACCTGGTCCCACCAACTTTTTGTCACACAAATGTACGCACTGCCCATGGTTGCACATTCTCTCTCATATATCCCTCTTTCATAGCATTTTATTTCTAACGGGCTTTTAGATGCTTCATCTATTTTAAATACAATTTTGTCTTCATTTGTTAATACATTTGTAATCCTAGCGACAAGACATTTCCAACAAGACCAATATTGGATATATAATTTTTACAGTCTTGTAAATTTCACTATTCCAACcccgcaaaaacaaaattttcactGTTCCAATAAATTGATTGAAAtaatgtcacaacctagctagtcatgcattagagtgttgcatcatgtctatctttcatcagaaacttggaatcggggtcctgacagcgttggcatcagagccggactgcctgcctATAGGTtcgctaagccaaactggtcgatgtcgagtctagaaatgctttagttatatgtaggggaattgattgtgggagggacgtaaggctctttttactcctttaccttatgccctctgatctgtgtcattctcttctcattctacgtgggttaaggactaggctctcttctctctatcaggttcacgtgttattaatccgtagtaacttataggattgttgattaccagcctcagttcagtttctaccactTTAGTATGTTATCAGTTGAATCAGAACATtgctatgatgttgttgagtggttttgcaatctgttgtgaatgtctcaaatctgttCCTGAGCATTTATAGTTGTTATGCTGTccgattttccctagaaattctaatgtctttgcattgtggttgtgctttcagatggccactcgtggtcaaaaccaagtggttcgcctaacccggtgcctcgatgtgcccggtcatacggctatgttagtccgggtaatgatcgagatgggttaccgttggtatcccgaatacactatcgaagagcaattccgagactttaatcaaatccAATatttctgcactgtcaggatattttcttcttgtcctggatctaccgagcccctccactgttcctatggactcggggttactgttgagatggctgtgcaggatgctgcctattccatgatgaccatcatgcgagtcaggactggcctgcttcggaacaccgacttccgttatatgccagcttcacttccgggagcgcaagagtatctccaggctatctatgccgaCTCCActtaggaggactcactaactcgcaccactgccgagatgctcgaggataaggaccgagagaatcaggccttgagactggagccttttaacacccgtgctgatcattgggccacgttgactcggtttgcaccggctgtgcaagctggacgtATGGATACGAGGGATCTATATcccgtgagatctgctctgccacccaggttcactccgaggccatcctttgaggcgcctcgccccaaccagcagtaTACATCGCCCAAGACCTATGGTGcctcgctgctaatgctgctccacgccccaatgtgataacttgtttcaagtgtggggagacGGGTCACTACATccgcgagtgtccccaga
The Triticum dicoccoides isolate Atlit2015 ecotype Zavitan chromosome 3A, WEW_v2.0, whole genome shotgun sequence genome window above contains:
- the LOC119271056 gene encoding myb-related protein 308-like; translation: MREPRRSPSRQPMTASRGRQWRRRRPKLVTERLTTASSDARSLKPTTATRGLLAGTTTSFSEDEEDLLIKLHALLGNRWSIIAGRLPGRTGEEVEAHWGSPAMRRRAAGGADPDSHRVLLQALLASSHDQPTQPGEHLRRAVPNQVRDERPGRPYDDSAVSDAGSRRACASSDADSSWFLAELNLELTLSTPCSAST